The following are encoded in a window of Penicillium oxalicum strain HP7-1 chromosome II, whole genome shotgun sequence genomic DNA:
- a CDS encoding Acetate permease A has protein sequence MSTEIQHNGALEKDVGAGSASTATMDHSLPIHPQMSAEEHEVAKAAARFGYGPLAQVNPQDARLRPFGGEFQPGLYKPVENRKFANPAPLGLCAFALTTFVLSAINMGTRDIPLPSIIISLAFGYGGLVQLLAGMWEMAVGNTFGATALSSYGGFWIAFAIVLTPGFNIENSLVAKGAPAFNNSLGLFLMGWFIFTTILLFCTLRSTVAFFLLFFFLDLTFLLLGIAYLMPVGNDPNPSIQKAGGFFGFLAAFAAWYNALAGLADNSNSFFIIPVAHFPWSPTGISRRTKTDRELA, from the exons ATGTCTACCGAAATTCAACACAACGGCGCTCTGGAAAAGGACGTTGGTGCTGGCTCCGCGAGCACTGCGACCATGGACCACAGCCTCCCCATCCATCCGCAAATGTCGGCCGAGGAGCACGAGGTTGCCAAGGCTGCTGCTCGTTTCGGATATGGACCTCTGGCGCAGGTCAACCCCCAGGATGCTCGTCTGCGTCCCTTTGGTGGTGAATTCCAGCCTGGTCTCTACAAGCCCGTCGAGAACCGCAAGTTCGCCAACCCGGCTCCTCTTGGCCTGTGCGCTTTCGCGCTCACTACTTTCGTCCTGAGTGCTATCAACATGGGTACTCGTGACATCCCGCTGCCGAGCATTATCATCTCTCTTGCTTTCGGTTACGGTGGTCTGGTTCAGCTGTTGGCTGGCATGTG GGAAATGGCAGTCGGAAACACTTTTGGTGCCACAGCGCTCTCTTCGTATGGAGGTTTCTGGATCGCCTTTGCTATTGTCTTGACTCCAGGCTTCAATATTGAAAACAGCCTCGTTGCAAAGGGCGCCCCTGCCTTCAATAACTCTTTGGGTCTCTTCTTGATGGGATggttcatcttcaccacgaTCCTGCTCTTCTGCACCCTTCGCTCCACCGTGGCCTTCTTCctgctgttcttcttcctggatCTGACCTTCTTGCTGCTGGGAATCGCCTACTTGATGCCCGTCGGTAATGATCCTAACCCCTCCATCCAAAAGGCTGGTGGTTTCTTCGGCTTCCTTGCTGCATTTGCCGCTTGGTACAATGCCCTCGCCGGTCTTGCCGACAACAGTAAcagcttcttcatcattcccGTTGCTCACTTCCCCTGGTCCCCGACTGGCATCAGCCGCCGCACCAAGACCGACCGTGAGCTTGCGTAA
- a CDS encoding Endo-1,4-beta-xylanase 2, which translates to MVSFTKLFVAASAVLGAWSAPTPELAERQAITKSQTGMNNGFYYSFWTNGGGQVSYTNGAAGQYSVNWNNAGDFTCGKGWSKGAARNIKFEANFKPSGNAYLGVYGWTKGPLIEYYILENYGSYNPGSGMQHKGTVYSDGSNYDIYQHTQVNQPSISGTQTFNQYWSIRQSKRSSGTVTRGNHFNAWAKLGMKLGAHDYQVLLTEGYHSSGTSTVTVSA; encoded by the exons ATGGTTTCTTTCACCAAGCTCTTCGTCGCTGCCTCGGCCGTTCTGGGCGCCTGGTCTGCCCCCACTCCCGAGCTGGCTGAGCGCCAGGCCATCACCAAGAGCCAAACTGGTATGAACAATGGCTTCTACTACTCCTTCTGGACCAACGGCGGTGGCCAGGTCTCCTACACCAACGGTGCTGCTGGTCAGTACAGTGTGAACTGGAACAACGCCGGTGACTTCACCTGCGGTAAGGGCTGGAGCAAGGGTGCTGCTCG caaCATCAAGTTCGAGGCCAACTTCAAGCCCTCTGGTAATGCTTACCTGGGTGTCTACGGTTGGACCAAGGGTCCCCTGATCGAGTACTACATCCTCGAGAACTACGGCTCCTACAACCCCGGCTCTGGCATGCAGCACAAGGGCACCGTCTACAGCGACGGTTCCAACTACGACATCTACCAGCACACTCAGGTGAACCAGCCCTCCATCTCCGGCACCCAGACCTTCAACCAGTACTGGTCCATCCGTCAGAGCAAGCGCTCCAGCGGTACCGTGACCAGAGGCAACCACTTCAACGCCTGGGCCAAGCTCGGCATGAAGCTCGGTGCCCACGACTACCAGGTTCTGTTGACCGAGGGTTACCACAGCAGCGGTACCTCCACCGTCACCGTCTCCGCTTAA